From the Oceanobacillus kimchii X50 genome, the window AACGTATCATCTAATTTAGCCATATGTAGTTTTCTCCTTTTAACAGATTAATATCCTTGATTTTGCCTTTTATAATTTATCTCGTTTTTTTCAAGATATGCATGTTGAATATCTTCTTCTGAAAAACCTAATAAATTTCCAAGGTCTATGCATGATGAGAAAAGTTGCTCATAATTAGCTTTTGTCGGTGAATTTTTGTACATTATCGTCTGTTCATAAACAATCTGAAACTGATCTACTTCAGAGCGATCTATAAGTTGATTAGTTTTACTATCAAAGCTATCATAGCCTTTGTTAATACCAATGGACATTAGAAAATGGATGACATCTACATATTCTTCTAAAATTACAGTTTGATTATTTCTTGGCTTTTTACTCCAAAACTTAAAGCATCTAGTCTCATTAGCTAGTTCTCCTAACTCAACTAATAATGCTAAGATCTTTTTATCGAATAAATCTGCTTTTAGTAAGCCATGATTTTCTTCTATATAGGAATCTAGTTGTTTTTGCATATTAAATAATGCTATCCAATCCAAACTGAACCCTCCTTCTTCTCACTTTCATTTATTGTATCATGAAATTATAATAATAGTGAAACCTTCCATTCGTTTAAAACGTATACTATAAAAACAATAACTAGGAGTAGATTACATGCTAGTGATTAGCTTTCGTATATTACTAATAATAGCAATAGCACTGCTTATTTATACACTTGTACAATACTTACGTAAACCGGAACGCAAGTTAAAGCTTGCTCAAAAAAATAAACAATTTTATATATTAGATGAGGAACAAAATGATAAAAAAAATTTTCAACTCACGTATATGGGGTGTTTGTTTGAAGGAGAAAAGTACTTAGGTACTACGGATAATAAATTTGAAGTAGTGGATATACATGTTACTGTTAAAGACCCACATCAACTTCAAGGTCTTTCTAGAGAAGATTTATATTTTATAGAAGAAGAGATTATTTTTCACTATCCCTATGCGGCGATCACTTGGAAGCACCCTATTAATAAGGTTTTACAATCATCAAAATAGTAAACCTTAGTGGAGTTAGTAGAATTCTTAGCTAAAAGTATTGTATTACGGGCAGTTTGTCCTTCGTTAATCCTCTTTGGCTAATACTCATCTTCTTGAAGTAGAGATAATACTGCCCGTTACATACGGGGATAATTAACATTTGGGTTATATAAATGGTTGTTCCCTGTCTGTAAACTGATAAATAAATGGACAAATGGTATATATTGCTAATAGTAATACTCCTGTTATACAAGCAGTAATAATATTATTTATATCGAGTATTATCATAGCCACTATAAATATCGAACAAATGGGAGTGAACAGCAAAGCTTTATTTCTACTTCCTTTTGTCAGATACTGTGATTCTCCACATGATGGACATGGTTTAATACGAAAACATAAATCTTTCCAGACAAATTGATGATTACAATTCCAACAGCGTGGCAACTCCATCTTTTATTCCTCCTTCAATCGTTCGAAAATTGAGAACAAAAAATGTAAAATTCTTTTCTTAGCTCATCTAGCTCCTCCAATGAAATTTTAATATTTCTATTCTCATTTTCATATGCATATTTAATTTTTTTTAATAACTTTTTTGAATGCGAGTGATTCCCATTTACTCCCCATAATGCTGCTTCTTGTTTTGATATAATTTTAGCAAAAACTAAATAGTATTCAATACGAAGTAAACTAAGAATACAATAAACCGGCTTTTCTCTTATTGATTTTAAACAATCATTAAATTCTCCTTGTAATGATAGAAGATAATCTTTTTTTGGTATAGTAGTAAACAGTTGCCCTATTTCCTCTCCATATAAACACCGTCCTGAATTGACTACAATAGTCAAATGAGCAGCTAAATCTGAATCGGTATGGACTTCCTTTAGATGTGTGTTTATTTTGCTAATTGGAGTGTTTTGATAAAAATCTCTCCAATATTCACTATAATGGAAATCGTAGGTACTAGGATGCCTCCAATTTTCCAACCTACTCTTTTCTAAAACAGAAACTTCAATCGGATAAGGAGTCATTGATTGTGATAAAAAGTATGATAGTAATCCATGTTTTTCATGTAAGTACAAGGGTTGATTTATAATAATAATTAGATCAATATCACTTTTATTTTTTTGAAATCCACCTAATACGATAGATCCATGTAAATAAATTCCTTCTAGTTTTTTATGCAAAATTTGTGTAATTCGAGTCTTTATCACATCCAGTATTAATTCTAATTCCATCCCACCACTTCCACCTTAATATGTATATATTTACTATAACAAAAAACACACGTAGATTCACGTGTGTTTATGAAGGAGATCGGGTTAATGAAGTGTGTTGTTGAGAGTCAGGTACGGAGAAAAATTCTTGCCATTTGATAATGATTTCTTTTCTTCTCAATAAATACAGCATCGGTAATAAAGCAACTAATAATATTCCGATGAACATTGGATTCAAATTGGATATCCAGCCTCCGATTGAAGTATACACCATTGCTAATGGTATGCTTGAAAACAATGATGATCGCGCATAATCTTTAAACCCATTACTTATTTCAATAAG encodes:
- a CDS encoding TIGR04104 family putative zinc finger protein, translated to MELPRCWNCNHQFVWKDLCFRIKPCPSCGESQYLTKGSRNKALLFTPICSIFIVAMIILDINNIITACITGVLLLAIYTICPFIYQFTDREQPFI
- a CDS encoding aminoglycoside adenylyltransferase domain-containing protein, with translation MELELILDVIKTRITQILHKKLEGIYLHGSIVLGGFQKNKSDIDLIIIINQPLYLHEKHGLLSYFLSQSMTPYPIEVSVLEKSRLENWRHPSTYDFHYSEYWRDFYQNTPISKINTHLKEVHTDSDLAAHLTIVVNSGRCLYGEEIGQLFTTIPKKDYLLSLQGEFNDCLKSIREKPVYCILSLLRIEYYLVFAKIISKQEAALWGVNGNHSHSKKLLKKIKYAYENENRNIKISLEELDELRKEFYIFCSQFSND
- a CDS encoding dUTP diphosphatase, producing the protein MDWIALFNMQKQLDSYIEENHGLLKADLFDKKILALLVELGELANETRCFKFWSKKPRNNQTVILEEYVDVIHFLMSIGINKGYDSFDSKTNQLIDRSEVDQFQIVYEQTIMYKNSPTKANYEQLFSSCIDLGNLLGFSEEDIQHAYLEKNEINYKRQNQGY